The segment AAATGTGGCAAGTACTGCGCTACATGAGCGTTTTGGATTTACCTACTGTGGACTAACACCACAAGTTGGTTTCAAACATGGTAAATATCAGGATACCGAAACATACGCATTATTGGTATAATAAAACATAGATATTAAATTACAGACTAAATGTATAGATGATAGATAAGGGTTCACCACGGGTTAGGGTGAATAGGGTGATTGAATGAACATGAAAGATGAACGGCAGTTCGTTGGATACAGTAAGTATCGCAGCCGTCTCGTAGATGGTCATGTACATACAGAGTTGTGTCCACATGGTAGTGGGGACCGGACTGCAATGATGATCGAAAAGGCTATTGAGTTGCGTATTGAAAAGGTATGCCTTACAGAGCATGCGCCATTGCCAAAGGCTTTTGCTGTTGAATACGGCGGTGACCAAAAGGCTTATGACACAGCGTCTTTGAAATTGAACCAAGTAGATTCCTATCTAGAATTAGGCCGTCAATTGCAACGTGCTTATGGCACGCATATCGATATCTCCCTCGGCTTTGAAGTGGATTACATTCCAGGCTTTGAGACAGATATTCAAGAGTTCCTCGACCGTTATGGTCCGTTGACGGATGACAATATTTTGTCTGTTCACTTTATGGAAGGCGTGAATAATGCCTTTTATTGCTTAGACTATAGCCCTGAAGAATTTGAAAAGGGCTTTGGTCCGTGGATTGAAAAGCAATATGAGTTATATTACAAATATTACTCCACCGTGCGCCAAGCCGTGCGTGCTGACCTTGGCGAATATACGCCAAAACGAATTGGTCACTTTGATTTGATCAAGAAATACCAACACCACTTTGGCTTTGAGCATCACTTGGATCGCCGCAATGCGCAGGTGGTAAGCGATATTTTACATATCATGCGCGTACAAGGTCGTGAACTAGACTACAATATGAGTGGCTTCTTTAAGCCAGACTGCCGTGAAATGTACCCAAGCCGCTTTATTCAAGGTATGGCTGCTATCATTGGGGTGCCATTTGTACTAGGCTCTGATGCACATAGCATAGCTGATATAGAAAAAATTTGGGGCTAGATTGATGAGAAAGTTTTTTCTTGGGATTATTATTCTGATTACTCTAATAACAGCTTTTATAGCTTTTATGTTTTATCATGAACAATCATCAGGTGAGCTAGTTGGTCGCAGTGTATCTTTAGAATGAGCAAAAGAAGCGGTAGGCCATGGTGCAGGTGAGTTATTGGTAACGAGTATCGATAGACATGGCACGGGGCTTGGCTTTGATATTGAATTATATCAAGCTTTAGCAGAGGTTGTGGATGTACCTGTAACAGCCTTTGGTGGTGCTGGAAATATACAGCATTTTGTGGATTTATTTACAAAGATAAATGTGACTGGAGCTCTTGTAGGGGTGTTGTTACATAACAAAGTTTTAACTATAAAAGATATTAAAAAGGCCCTTTATAAATCAGGAGTCGTAGTAAGACAATAGATAATTACTATCAAAATAAAACGATAAAAGCATTCTCTAAGTAACGGAGAATGCTTTTTTGTTATGTCTTTAACTCATAATGTGCATTCAAAATGAGAAATTGATAATTGACACTTCTATGTTTAGATATACAATATTATTGTAAGTACTAAAAGTTTTGAGAGCCAATGTGGCATGGATGTGCAAAAGATTTATCAGTTTTTTTTATATAACACCATGTCACACAAGACAATTGGAGGTGTTTATATGGTTATGAATGGTATTTACTTAGTTATAGCCTCCGCGTGTATTCTAATTTTAGCGTACCGCTTTTATGGGGCTTTCATAGCGGCGAAAGTATTAACATTGGATGAAAATCGTCCAACGCCAGCTATGGTCCACAATGATGGTCACGATTACGTGCCAACTAACAAATGGGTAACATTTGGTCATCACTTTGCAGCGATTGCTGGTGCAGGCCCTCTTGTAGGTCCTGTTATCGCAGCCCAGTTCGGGTATTTGCCTGGTGCATTATGGATCCTTATCGGTTCT is part of the Veillonella nakazawae genome and harbors:
- the hisJ gene encoding histidinol-phosphatase HisJ, with amino-acid sequence MNMKDERQFVGYSKYRSRLVDGHVHTELCPHGSGDRTAMMIEKAIELRIEKVCLTEHAPLPKAFAVEYGGDQKAYDTASLKLNQVDSYLELGRQLQRAYGTHIDISLGFEVDYIPGFETDIQEFLDRYGPLTDDNILSVHFMEGVNNAFYCLDYSPEEFEKGFGPWIEKQYELYYKYYSTVRQAVRADLGEYTPKRIGHFDLIKKYQHHFGFEHHLDRRNAQVVSDILHIMRVQGRELDYNMSGFFKPDCREMYPSRFIQGMAAIIGVPFVLGSDAHSIADIEKIWG